The Nitrospira tepida genome includes a window with the following:
- a CDS encoding D-sedoheptulose-7-phosphate isomerase produces MAANDILGGLYPFLNEQGALPARLNEELLESVRQKAEDSLAAKRAFFASHAEQVVAAAKAIAEVYRRDGRLFTMGNGGSSCDAAHIAVEFLHPVTTGRPALPAVNLDADVAMLTAVGNDVGFDHIFVRPLIAQAKARDGLIGVTTSGNSPNLLRAFEKAKEMGLTTIALSGGDGGSVARSPAVDYSLVVETDSIHRIQECHVAIYHILWDLVHTLLAHDRGRMGRRGAP; encoded by the coding sequence ATGGCGGCCAACGACATCCTCGGCGGACTCTATCCGTTCCTGAACGAGCAGGGGGCCCTCCCGGCTCGACTGAATGAGGAACTGCTGGAATCGGTCCGCCAAAAAGCGGAGGACAGCTTGGCGGCCAAACGGGCTTTCTTCGCGTCGCATGCGGAGCAGGTGGTCGCGGCGGCGAAGGCCATCGCCGAAGTGTACCGCCGGGACGGCCGGCTCTTCACGATGGGCAACGGCGGATCCAGTTGCGACGCGGCCCATATCGCCGTGGAGTTCCTTCATCCGGTCACGACGGGCCGTCCGGCCTTGCCGGCGGTCAATCTGGATGCCGATGTGGCGATGCTGACGGCAGTCGGCAACGACGTGGGGTTCGATCATATCTTCGTCCGGCCCCTGATCGCCCAGGCCAAAGCCAGGGACGGGCTGATCGGGGTGACGACCAGCGGCAATTCGCCGAACCTGCTCCGCGCCTTCGAGAAGGCCAAGGAGATGGGGCTCACGACGATCGCCCTATCGGGAGGAGACGGCGGCTCCGTGGCACGGTCTCCGGCTGTTGACTACAGCCTCGTCGTGGAGACGGACAGCATCCACCGCATTCAGGAATGTCACGTGGCCATCTACCACATCCTCTGGGATCTCGTGCATACCCTCCTGGCGCACGACCGAGGTCGGATGGGACGAAGAGGCGCGCCGTGA
- a CDS encoding HypC/HybG/HupF family hydrogenase formation chaperone, which translates to MCLGIPGLIVEIISEQDNLAVVDVAGVRRTVNIACIVDEQHRPEACLGEWVLVHVGFAMGRIDPTEAQRTIALLAELGEAQTEVRAMRTSGQA; encoded by the coding sequence ATGTGCTTGGGCATTCCCGGGCTCATCGTCGAAATCATCAGCGAGCAGGACAATTTGGCCGTTGTCGATGTCGCAGGCGTGAGGCGAACGGTCAACATTGCCTGTATTGTGGACGAGCAGCACCGGCCGGAGGCCTGTCTCGGCGAGTGGGTGCTGGTGCATGTGGGGTTCGCGATGGGCCGCATCGATCCGACGGAAGCGCAGCGAACGATCGCCCTGTTGGCCGAGCTCGGGGAGGCACAGACAGAGGTCCGAGCAATGCGGACATCCGGACAGGCGTGA
- the hypF gene encoding carbamoyltransferase HypF, translated as MTTLDLRETTVTQSLASPASPLTAMTIRIRGLVQGVGFRPTVWRLAQRLGLRGHVLNDGEGLLIHLVGLPDTIRQFLDDLTSRPPALARIDEVICEPAQAQDIPPDFTILASAIGSVSTAVLPDAATCVDCQDEVQDSSARRYRYPLANCTHCGPRLTIQERIPYDRSGTTMSRFELCSPCAAECRDPQDRRFHAQPIACHECGPKVWLERADGTPIRIENLPLFDAVDAACTLLQQGKILAIKGLGGLQLACDASREEAVSRLRRKKGRDGKPFALMARDLRVIRDSCEVNEQEQALLESPAAPIVILARRTRTGPESNLQGAIAPSVAPGLRTLGFMLPNTALHHLLLQRMDRPVVLTSGNRSDEPQWIDNEEAKTHLGDMADAFLLHDRPIAHRVDDSVAKVMAGAGRIFRRSRGYAPAPIVLPPEFAEAPPVLALGGELKNTFCLFQDGRAVLSHHIGDLEDALTLADYRRALDRYRHLFAHAPAVLAIDRHPEYRSSKIGRELSATEAIPLHEVQHHHAHIAACLAEHGLPLDHPPVLGIALDGLGYGDDGTLWGGEFLVADYRAARRVGAFKPVALLGGEQAIREPWRNTYAHLMTGLGWARFAERYGELGLHHYLADKPRTLLDHMLARNINSPPASSCGRLFDAVAAAMGICPDRAGYEGQAAVELEQQVDRAALEEEDEASAYPFAISLLKETGIPSLDPTAMWQALLDDLLLKTPIPVMAARFHKGLARAICAMADRTTRDERGERAVRQVALSGGVFQNQVLFELVAIGLEALGFHVLAHSEIPCNDGGLALGQAVVAAAQQVPRRR; from the coding sequence GTGACGACCCTCGATTTAAGAGAGACAACCGTGACGCAATCCCTTGCTTCACCTGCTTCACCGCTCACAGCCATGACGATCCGCATTCGCGGATTGGTCCAGGGTGTCGGATTCCGCCCGACCGTCTGGCGGCTGGCCCAGCGCCTCGGCCTGCGCGGCCATGTGTTGAACGATGGAGAGGGCCTGTTGATCCATCTAGTCGGCCTTCCCGATACCATCCGGCAATTCCTCGACGACCTCACGTCGCGACCGCCGGCCTTGGCCCGGATCGACGAGGTGATTTGCGAGCCGGCCCAGGCTCAAGACATTCCCCCGGACTTCACGATCCTCGCCAGCGCGATCGGCTCTGTTTCGACCGCTGTCCTACCAGACGCCGCGACCTGCGTGGATTGTCAGGACGAAGTGCAGGATTCCTCCGCGCGTCGCTATCGCTATCCGCTGGCGAACTGCACCCATTGCGGCCCGCGGCTGACGATTCAGGAACGTATTCCCTACGACCGGTCCGGCACCACCATGAGCCGGTTCGAACTCTGTTCCCCTTGTGCCGCCGAATGCAGGGACCCTCAAGACCGGCGGTTTCACGCGCAGCCGATCGCCTGTCACGAATGCGGCCCGAAGGTCTGGCTTGAGCGCGCCGACGGCACACCAATTCGAATCGAAAACCTTCCTCTGTTCGACGCCGTCGATGCCGCCTGCACCCTCCTTCAACAGGGCAAGATTTTGGCGATCAAGGGATTGGGGGGCCTGCAGTTGGCCTGCGATGCCTCGCGGGAGGAAGCCGTTTCGCGACTCCGTCGCAAGAAAGGACGGGATGGGAAGCCGTTCGCCCTCATGGCGCGCGATCTTCGGGTCATCCGCGACTCCTGCGAGGTCAACGAGCAGGAACAGGCGCTGCTTGAAAGCCCCGCGGCTCCGATCGTGATCTTGGCACGGCGCACCAGGACCGGTCCAGAGTCCAATCTCCAGGGCGCCATCGCCCCCAGCGTGGCGCCCGGCCTTCGCACGTTGGGCTTCATGCTGCCTAACACGGCCCTCCATCACCTGCTGCTTCAACGGATGGACCGCCCCGTCGTCCTGACCAGCGGGAATCGGTCCGACGAGCCGCAATGGATCGACAATGAGGAGGCCAAGACCCATCTGGGGGACATGGCCGACGCGTTCCTGTTGCACGATCGTCCGATCGCCCACCGGGTCGATGATTCCGTCGCCAAGGTCATGGCCGGCGCGGGGCGAATCTTCCGCCGCAGCCGAGGCTACGCTCCGGCGCCGATCGTGCTCCCACCGGAATTTGCCGAGGCGCCTCCTGTCTTGGCCCTGGGCGGGGAACTGAAAAATACCTTCTGTCTGTTCCAGGACGGTCGCGCGGTCCTGTCCCACCACATCGGGGACCTCGAAGATGCCTTAACCCTTGCGGATTATCGACGGGCGCTGGACCGATACCGTCACCTGTTTGCCCATGCTCCGGCGGTCCTCGCCATCGACCGTCACCCCGAATACCGGTCCAGCAAGATCGGGAGGGAACTGTCTGCGACGGAGGCCATCCCGCTCCACGAGGTTCAGCACCACCATGCCCACATCGCCGCCTGTCTCGCGGAGCACGGTCTCCCGCTCGATCATCCTCCGGTGCTCGGCATCGCCCTGGATGGGCTCGGGTATGGGGACGACGGGACCTTGTGGGGCGGAGAGTTCCTGGTCGCCGACTATCGTGCGGCCAGGCGGGTCGGGGCCTTCAAACCAGTGGCGCTGCTGGGCGGGGAGCAGGCGATCAGGGAACCCTGGCGGAACACCTACGCGCACCTGATGACGGGGCTTGGCTGGGCGCGCTTCGCGGAACGCTACGGTGAATTGGGTCTCCATCATTATCTCGCGGACAAGCCACGGACCCTGCTCGACCACATGCTCGCGCGAAACATCAACAGCCCTCCGGCCAGTTCTTGTGGGCGACTGTTTGACGCGGTGGCGGCGGCCATGGGCATCTGTCCCGACCGAGCGGGCTACGAGGGTCAGGCCGCCGTTGAACTCGAGCAACAGGTGGATCGCGCGGCTCTTGAAGAGGAGGACGAGGCCTCCGCCTATCCCTTCGCAATTTCTCTTCTCAAGGAGACCGGGATTCCCTCTCTCGACCCCACGGCCATGTGGCAAGCGCTTCTGGATGATCTTCTTCTGAAGACGCCGATCCCGGTCATGGCGGCGCGGTTTCACAAGGGACTGGCTCGCGCCATCTGCGCCATGGCGGATCGGACGACCCGAGACGAGAGAGGCGAACGAGCCGTCCGCCAAGTTGCGTTATCAGGCGGGGTCTTCCAGAATCAGGTGCTGTTCGAGCTGGTCGCAATCGGATTGGAGGCACTGGGCTTCCACGTGCTGGCTCACAGCGAGATTCCGTGCAACGACGGCGGCCTTGCGCTCGGGCAGGCCGTGGTCGCCGCGGCGCAGCAAGTGCCGCGTCGTCGGTGA
- a CDS encoding proton-conducting transporter transmembrane domain-containing protein — MEMVLLAVALLPPLLSGATIPLCGSKLGERSAWIGIAALWASALSSIAMMTVVLQAGPVKLTILDVNAGTMSHAVLIDRLAAVMMVLITSVSLVIHVYSRRYMVGDAGYVRFFSLLGLLTFVLLSLVTSGNLLWLLLCWHLVTWLLVKLVSFQGSSPAALLAGRRTLWIQGVGDTAFAAAALVLYATCGTLDLDGIFAAIRQSPVRTIVWFGAGLELDVPFVTTLLLLLSVMAKSAQFPFHIWLPGTIEAPTPVSALLHAGIVNAGGFLVNRLAPLFGSAPTTLNLMFLIGGLTALIGAATMLTQSSVKRTLVYSTMGQMGYMVMECGLGAFALAVFHLCAHGLFKATLFLNSGTNIHKARKEFKLPPAAQIEQAGAFSAITWGTGLTVTLVLPLIILLAVHGVVRIPLLDVQGAVIFLFFGWVTSSQVMFSLYRAHSGASWKVSLTMVGALALIGMTYLWAGEAFTHFLYPGPGEADAYFQAAEWHPYLFDAFIGLSAVLIVAVWGLIYGTARGVKVLVPAWIEGLRTRAYVAFLNGLYVEDLVRTFERPSRRLSCDADGRR, encoded by the coding sequence ATGGAGATGGTTCTTCTTGCTGTAGCCCTGCTCCCCCCGCTGCTCTCGGGCGCGACGATCCCATTGTGCGGGTCGAAGTTGGGAGAACGGAGCGCATGGATCGGCATCGCGGCCCTCTGGGCGTCGGCCTTGTCATCCATCGCGATGATGACGGTCGTGCTTCAAGCGGGACCGGTCAAGTTGACGATTCTGGACGTCAACGCCGGAACCATGAGCCATGCGGTTCTGATCGACCGCCTGGCCGCCGTCATGATGGTTCTGATCACCTCGGTCAGCTTGGTGATTCACGTCTATTCGCGCCGATACATGGTCGGCGATGCGGGCTATGTGCGGTTCTTCTCGCTCCTGGGGCTGCTCACGTTCGTCCTGCTCAGCCTCGTGACCAGCGGAAACCTGCTGTGGCTGTTGCTCTGCTGGCATCTGGTCACCTGGCTGCTCGTGAAGCTGGTGTCGTTTCAGGGGTCGAGCCCAGCCGCCCTCCTAGCCGGGAGGCGAACGTTATGGATTCAGGGAGTCGGCGATACCGCCTTCGCGGCGGCGGCGCTGGTGCTCTATGCGACCTGTGGCACATTGGATCTGGATGGGATCTTTGCGGCCATCAGGCAGTCGCCGGTACGGACTATCGTATGGTTCGGTGCCGGGTTGGAGCTGGATGTCCCGTTCGTCACGACCCTGCTCCTGCTCCTGTCCGTGATGGCCAAGTCCGCTCAATTTCCCTTTCATATCTGGCTCCCCGGCACGATCGAGGCGCCCACGCCGGTGTCGGCTCTGCTGCATGCGGGCATCGTGAACGCGGGCGGCTTCCTGGTCAACCGGCTGGCCCCGTTGTTCGGGTCCGCGCCGACGACTCTCAATCTGATGTTCCTGATCGGGGGGCTCACGGCCTTGATCGGCGCGGCCACGATGCTGACACAATCCAGCGTGAAGCGGACGCTGGTCTACTCCACGATGGGACAGATGGGCTACATGGTGATGGAGTGCGGATTGGGCGCCTTCGCGCTGGCGGTGTTTCACCTCTGCGCCCATGGACTGTTCAAGGCCACGCTGTTCTTGAACTCCGGCACGAACATTCACAAGGCCAGGAAGGAGTTCAAGCTCCCACCTGCAGCGCAGATCGAGCAGGCCGGGGCGTTCTCGGCGATCACCTGGGGCACCGGCCTCACCGTGACCCTGGTGTTGCCGCTGATCATCTTGCTGGCCGTCCATGGGGTGGTTCGCATCCCGTTGTTGGACGTGCAGGGAGCGGTCATTTTCCTGTTCTTCGGATGGGTCACGTCGTCCCAAGTGATGTTCAGCCTCTACCGGGCGCATAGCGGAGCGTCCTGGAAAGTGTCGCTGACGATGGTCGGGGCGCTCGCCTTGATCGGGATGACCTACCTGTGGGCCGGCGAAGCCTTCACCCATTTCCTCTATCCCGGTCCGGGAGAGGCAGACGCCTACTTCCAGGCCGCCGAGTGGCATCCGTATCTGTTCGATGCCTTTATCGGCCTCTCGGCGGTCCTCATCGTGGCCGTCTGGGGCCTGATTTACGGAACGGCTCGCGGCGTGAAAGTGCTCGTGCCGGCGTGGATCGAAGGCCTTCGAACCAGGGCCTATGTGGCCTTTCTCAACGGACTCTATGTGGAAGATCTCGTGCGGACCTTTGAACGGCCGTCCCGTCGCCTGTCCTGCGACGCCGACGGCCGCCGCTAG
- a CDS encoding DUF2309 domain-containing protein, translating to MFSDAERMEVRSYVQLAGEAIAQYWPMRTFIHHNPLHGLENLPFDQAVKRGEQLFGGRGYLPNGAYRRYFEQGLVRVEDLTQVLSSIATGTQVVFGGRVLSHLEVLRLSMIHGLGELAADPSGSSSRTEEADRLAAWVKASLGSGFGTPLEPPAQWESIELLSKETLSAWCDQTLGTELVATINEQLIKWCSVFLDEGEASWVMPRRERTFYRAWKALTRYDAALRLLGIKDAGAKIAALDDRPEDALLRHLAAMKIPKPSWEAYFALHLAALPGWTGYIKWRSGEPDYPWQVRYPIDLVKYLAVRLFYERELVALACRDRLGLDGQHEAIRDDVDRAPHAYWLRRELTGGRLPRTVAEAAHRLVRTWNQKSAEERNEAAKKLCNETVERRAAERVRRAARQLLGLAAAIGVRPDSITETAPADALTVVNWLEGFPASQQSRRWLEALETRQRRQVVEQLTGTFEQARQGGGQVETAQSSRPLAQMVFCIDVRSEVLRRHLENLGGYETLGLAGFFGIPLKYQGFGADHSVTHCPVLLKPRNQIREIPRSYHGQAAERHRLGARLAKVGHTLLHDLKENVITPYVMVEALGWFFGLPLFGKTLCPLWYQRIAQALRRLLLPSLATTLTIDKLTREEATEMMAAEQRAGIREILRTEFALRGSTVTPALIEAIRLRVLEGTNGAGGVEVAKALGIGPADEAALYERLRHRLDLTPRGMSVRLHRITHHGFSVAEQAYGVEAALRLMGLTSGFARLMVVCAHGSTSDNNPYESALDCGACGGNNGLPNARAFAAMANRQAVRDLLRTRGIAIPNDTHFAAAVHDTTCDDVRIVDLEDVPATHRKDLTRLIADLKEAGAQAALERGAALDGGAVRDGAAARSRAARRSTDWAQVRPEWGLSKNSLMVIGRRELTRTVNLRGRAFLHSYDHRQDESGKLLETIMTAPLVVAQWINMEHYFSTVDNEVYGSGSKVYHNVVGRVGVMSGAGSDLRIGLPAQTVLNGPAPYHEPMRLLAVIEAPVKRVQDVISKHPHLEQLFDQGWVSLLVLDPTDGRFSRYELMAGWEAVPSPAPSEPGDASIAGLTAAGESQPLQDPGQVTGVR from the coding sequence ATGTTTTCCGACGCAGAACGGATGGAGGTGCGCTCGTATGTGCAATTGGCCGGCGAGGCGATTGCCCAGTACTGGCCCATGCGGACCTTCATTCACCACAATCCCCTGCATGGCCTGGAAAATCTTCCCTTCGATCAGGCCGTGAAGCGCGGCGAACAACTCTTCGGCGGGCGCGGGTACCTGCCCAACGGAGCCTATCGCCGGTATTTCGAGCAGGGCCTCGTCCGCGTCGAGGATCTCACACAAGTGCTCTCGTCGATCGCCACCGGGACTCAGGTGGTCTTCGGGGGGAGAGTGCTCTCGCACCTTGAGGTGCTTCGCCTGTCCATGATCCATGGCTTGGGGGAGCTGGCGGCCGACCCTTCCGGCTCGTCATCTCGAACGGAGGAGGCGGACCGACTGGCAGCCTGGGTGAAAGCCTCATTGGGTTCGGGGTTCGGGACGCCCCTAGAGCCGCCTGCGCAGTGGGAATCCATCGAGCTTTTGTCCAAAGAGACCTTGTCGGCCTGGTGCGACCAGACGCTGGGCACGGAGCTGGTCGCCACGATCAACGAGCAGTTGATCAAGTGGTGCAGCGTGTTCCTGGACGAGGGCGAGGCGTCTTGGGTGATGCCGCGCCGTGAACGGACCTTCTATCGGGCCTGGAAGGCGCTGACTCGGTACGATGCCGCGCTGCGGTTGTTGGGCATCAAGGACGCGGGGGCCAAGATCGCCGCACTGGACGATCGACCGGAAGACGCGCTGCTTCGGCATCTCGCCGCGATGAAGATCCCGAAGCCCTCCTGGGAGGCCTACTTCGCCCTGCATTTGGCGGCCCTGCCCGGCTGGACGGGCTATATCAAGTGGCGATCGGGCGAACCGGACTATCCGTGGCAAGTGCGCTATCCCATCGATCTGGTGAAGTATCTGGCCGTGCGGTTGTTTTATGAACGCGAACTGGTCGCCCTGGCCTGCCGGGATCGGCTCGGCCTCGACGGGCAGCATGAAGCCATCCGCGACGATGTCGATCGGGCTCCCCATGCCTACTGGCTTCGTCGCGAGCTGACCGGCGGCAGGCTCCCGCGGACGGTCGCCGAAGCCGCCCACAGGCTGGTGCGGACCTGGAACCAGAAATCGGCGGAAGAGCGGAACGAAGCGGCAAAGAAACTCTGCAACGAGACGGTCGAGCGGCGCGCCGCTGAGCGGGTGAGACGGGCGGCGCGGCAGTTGCTCGGCCTGGCGGCCGCGATCGGCGTGAGGCCGGACTCGATCACCGAGACGGCCCCGGCCGATGCGCTCACGGTCGTGAATTGGCTGGAGGGGTTTCCCGCTTCCCAACAGAGCCGCCGGTGGCTGGAGGCCTTGGAAACGCGCCAGCGCCGTCAGGTCGTCGAACAGTTGACCGGAACGTTCGAGCAGGCGCGGCAGGGCGGCGGCCAGGTGGAGACGGCGCAGTCATCGAGGCCGTTGGCCCAGATGGTCTTCTGCATCGATGTGCGGTCGGAGGTGCTGCGACGGCACCTGGAGAATCTTGGCGGCTATGAGACACTGGGCCTGGCGGGATTCTTCGGCATCCCGCTCAAGTATCAGGGGTTCGGGGCGGACCACAGCGTGACCCACTGTCCGGTCTTGCTCAAGCCAAGGAATCAGATCAGGGAGATTCCCCGGAGTTACCACGGGCAGGCGGCCGAGCGGCATCGTTTGGGGGCCCGGCTCGCCAAGGTCGGCCATACCCTGCTGCACGATCTGAAGGAAAACGTCATCACGCCCTATGTGATGGTCGAGGCGCTGGGGTGGTTTTTCGGCCTGCCGCTCTTCGGGAAAACGCTCTGTCCGCTGTGGTACCAGCGGATCGCTCAAGCCTTGCGACGGCTCCTCCTCCCTTCCCTGGCGACGACCTTGACGATCGACAAATTGACCAGAGAGGAAGCCACGGAGATGATGGCGGCCGAACAGCGCGCCGGCATCCGGGAAATCCTGCGGACCGAGTTCGCCCTCCGGGGCTCGACCGTGACACCGGCCTTGATCGAAGCCATTCGCCTCCGCGTCCTGGAGGGCACGAACGGAGCGGGCGGGGTCGAGGTGGCCAAAGCATTGGGAATTGGGCCGGCCGATGAAGCCGCCCTCTACGAGCGGTTGCGTCATCGACTCGACCTCACCCCGCGCGGGATGTCCGTCCGCCTCCATCGGATCACCCACCACGGCTTTTCCGTCGCGGAACAGGCTTACGGCGTAGAGGCGGCGCTCAGGTTGATGGGGCTCACCTCCGGCTTTGCGCGGTTGATGGTGGTCTGCGCCCACGGCAGCACGTCCGACAACAATCCCTATGAATCCGCGCTCGACTGCGGAGCTTGCGGCGGCAACAACGGCTTGCCGAACGCCAGGGCCTTCGCGGCGATGGCCAACCGGCAGGCTGTCCGCGACCTGCTGCGGACCCGCGGCATCGCCATTCCCAACGATACCCATTTCGCGGCCGCGGTGCACGATACGACCTGCGACGACGTGCGGATCGTGGATCTTGAGGACGTGCCGGCGACCCATCGCAAGGACCTTACGCGCCTGATCGCGGACCTCAAGGAAGCCGGCGCGCAGGCCGCCCTGGAGCGGGGCGCGGCGCTGGACGGGGGCGCCGTCCGCGATGGAGCCGCGGCGCGGTCGAGAGCCGCGCGGCGAAGCACCGACTGGGCGCAGGTCCGTCCGGAGTGGGGACTCTCGAAGAACAGCCTCATGGTCATCGGACGGCGGGAACTGACCAGAACCGTAAACCTACGAGGACGGGCCTTCCTCCACTCCTATGATCACCGGCAGGATGAATCGGGGAAGCTGCTCGAAACCATCATGACCGCTCCCCTGGTCGTGGCCCAATGGATCAACATGGAGCATTACTTCTCCACGGTCGATAACGAGGTCTATGGGAGCGGCAGCAAGGTGTATCACAATGTCGTCGGACGGGTGGGCGTCATGAGCGGGGCCGGCAGCGATCTGCGGATCGGACTGCCCGCCCAGACCGTCCTGAACGGGCCGGCCCCCTATCACGAGCCCATGAGGTTGCTGGCGGTCATCGAGGCGCCGGTCAAGAGGGTCCAAGACGTGATCTCCAAACATCCGCACCTTGAGCAATTGTTCGACCAAGGCTGGGTGTCGCTGCTGGTCTTGGATCCGACCGACGGCCGGTTCTCTCGCTATGAGTTGATGGCGGGTTGGGAGGCGGTTCCGAGTCCGGCGCCGTCGGAGCCAGGTGATGCGTCGATCGCAGGCCTGACCGCCGCCGGAGAGAGTCAGCCGTTGCAAGACCCTGGACAGGTCACCGGGGTGCGGTAA
- a CDS encoding P-II family nitrogen regulator, translating into MSRLTLHPMKEIRIVVQGEHLRIVTDVLDRVGATGYTIIHNVSGKGHHGFHEGHLLFDDTSSQVIVFTVVPEERIEPILAGLTPLFNKHSGAMFVSDVAVTRREHFVAT; encoded by the coding sequence ATGAGCAGGTTGACGCTGCATCCCATGAAGGAAATCAGGATCGTGGTTCAGGGCGAACACCTGAGAATCGTGACCGATGTGCTGGACCGAGTCGGCGCGACCGGCTACACGATCATCCACAATGTCTCGGGCAAGGGCCATCATGGATTCCACGAAGGCCACTTGTTGTTCGATGATACGAGTAGCCAAGTGATCGTCTTCACCGTGGTCCCGGAGGAGCGGATCGAGCCGATCCTGGCCGGGTTGACACCTCTGTTCAACAAACATTCGGGCGCGATGTTCGTGAGCGACGTCGCGGTGACCCGACGGGAGCATTTCGTGGCGACCTGA
- a CDS encoding sensor histidine kinase — MEPKMRDPMTSSHRPRSKTTSPVQSEVAAAEVLAWVSDCIQGGLCFVCNGLLIFENSHFAELVEATELRADGIEHRLRKSLLDEAILWNRRPLGAKKLSGYRLKDRQGHPLHYECRFNVVPYRGERGVLMVLEDVTERTLLAQEAAQAACFQSVLARIGTLAVSDEPAQALMNEAVRLTAEALGVDLCKILIARESDDHLAVVAGVGIEEEFIGKLTIEGGTHSQAGFAIRERLPVVVRDLREETRFTPSKLLTEHGGIAGMCVPMLVEDKVYGVMTAHSKQVRDFTEKEQAFLCTVANTVATVLERKRRADAQIDLYHRLFMSAQDGIMLTDTDGRILEWNPALERMTGWAREEALGQRPSILKSGKHSPEFYERLWHAIRSGKPFVDRFVNRRKDGTEFLVWESVSPVKDRDEITQYYLAILTDLSEREQMLEALRHTEQVKLVGQLAGGILHEIRNPLIGLGSLATHLAEQEQLPQAARDRCRLIAREAARIDELLETHLGQLRPRPFDLRPCDLPSLIDDTLTLLRPNLHNQQINVKKAIAPDLPQVEASRAHIQQACLNIIMNAIDAMPNGGDLTITARPDTKRGPGLLLTFSDTGKGIPPEDLQRIFEPFFTNGKAKGVGLGLTITHDIIERHGGQLAIESPTGSGAVVEVWLPVKQEVCHDVAPVAG; from the coding sequence GTGGAGCCGAAGATGCGGGACCCCATGACCTCCTCCCATCGCCCTCGATCCAAAACGACCTCGCCGGTCCAATCAGAGGTGGCGGCGGCCGAAGTGCTGGCCTGGGTCAGCGACTGCATTCAAGGCGGTCTCTGCTTCGTCTGCAACGGCCTCCTGATCTTCGAAAACTCGCATTTTGCGGAGCTGGTCGAGGCGACGGAACTTCGCGCAGACGGGATCGAGCATCGGTTGAGGAAGAGCCTCCTCGATGAAGCCATCCTGTGGAATCGGCGCCCGCTTGGTGCGAAGAAGTTGTCCGGATACCGGCTGAAGGATCGTCAGGGCCACCCGCTCCATTACGAGTGTCGTTTCAACGTGGTGCCCTATCGAGGCGAGCGCGGAGTGCTGATGGTGCTGGAGGACGTCACCGAACGGACGTTGCTCGCGCAGGAGGCGGCGCAGGCGGCCTGTTTCCAATCCGTGCTGGCCCGGATCGGCACGCTGGCGGTCAGTGATGAGCCGGCCCAGGCATTGATGAACGAGGCCGTTCGACTCACGGCTGAGGCATTGGGGGTGGATCTGTGCAAGATCCTGATTGCCCGGGAATCGGATGATCATCTCGCGGTCGTGGCCGGGGTCGGCATTGAGGAAGAGTTCATCGGCAAACTGACGATCGAGGGAGGGACCCACTCGCAGGCCGGGTTCGCTATCCGGGAGCGGCTGCCCGTGGTCGTGCGCGATCTTCGTGAAGAGACACGATTCACCCCGTCGAAATTGCTGACCGAGCACGGCGGCATCGCCGGGATGTGCGTGCCGATGTTGGTCGAAGACAAGGTCTACGGGGTGATGACGGCCCATTCGAAACAGGTCCGGGACTTCACGGAGAAAGAGCAGGCATTTCTATGCACGGTGGCCAATACGGTGGCCACCGTCCTGGAGCGAAAGCGGAGGGCCGACGCCCAAATCGATCTCTATCACCGTCTGTTCATGTCGGCGCAAGACGGCATCATGCTGACCGACACCGACGGCCGGATCCTCGAATGGAACCCTGCGCTGGAACGGATGACGGGCTGGGCGCGCGAGGAGGCGTTGGGACAGCGGCCGTCGATCCTCAAGTCCGGGAAGCATTCGCCTGAATTTTACGAGCGGCTCTGGCACGCCATCCGATCAGGGAAGCCGTTTGTCGACCGCTTCGTCAATCGCCGGAAGGACGGCACGGAATTCCTGGTCTGGGAGAGCGTGAGCCCCGTGAAGGATCGCGACGAGATCACCCAATACTACCTGGCGATCCTCACCGACCTGAGCGAGCGGGAGCAGATGTTGGAGGCGCTGCGTCACACCGAGCAGGTCAAGCTGGTGGGGCAACTGGCCGGCGGCATTCTGCACGAGATCCGCAATCCGCTCATCGGGCTCGGGAGCCTCGCGACACATCTGGCCGAGCAGGAGCAGTTGCCGCAGGCCGCGCGCGACCGCTGCCGCCTCATTGCCCGGGAGGCGGCCCGTATCGACGAGCTGCTGGAGACCCATTTAGGCCAATTGCGTCCGCGTCCGTTCGATCTCCGGCCCTGCGACCTTCCGTCGCTCATCGACGACACGCTGACGCTGCTCCGGCCGAACCTACACAACCAGCAGATCAACGTGAAGAAGGCCATCGCCCCGGACCTGCCGCAAGTGGAGGCCTCGCGCGCGCACATCCAGCAGGCTTGTCTCAACATCATAATGAACGCGATCGACGCCATGCCCAACGGGGGCGACCTGACGATCACGGCCAGGCCGGATACCAAACGGGGCCCCGGCTTGTTGTTGACGTTTTCGGATACGGGCAAAGGCATCCCCCCGGAGGATTTGCAGCGTATCTTCGAGCCGTTCTTTACCAACGGCAAGGCGAAGGGCGTTGGCCTGGGCTTAACGATCACCCATGACATCATCGAGCGGCATGGCGGGCAATTGGCGATCGAAAGTCCGACGGGAAGCGGCGCAGTAGTCGAGGTGTGGTTGCCGGTGAAACAAGAGGTCTGCCATGACGTGGCACCTGTTGCTGGTTGA